One Tolypothrix bouteillei VB521301 DNA window includes the following coding sequences:
- a CDS encoding ATP-binding cassette domain-containing protein encodes MKFLQFLLEISWRNILIATVTGLMSGVFNAMLISLINRSVSQASFPDALLYFAALGFSALLTSVITQFLLIRLSQNAIYQLRVRLSQNILFSPLQHLERLGESRLLATLTDDVRVLSHAVSAIPSICIDLATVIGCFVYLALISNIIFAASFTTSVLAMWCVQTILGKAQGLFSLAREEEDNLYKHFQGLTRGTKELKLHKSRREDFYSKSLQGSASLLRYKNTTAMQIFAIANGLGQFMQLSSLAIVLFVLPWLIDIPLSLLATYVLTMTYLSLPLQNLLRRLPDLLQGNVALQKIEMMKLSLTEKTEIATQINTYAIAQPDRVEFKLELDQVTYLYHPNGHEKEFLSEPNDPSLPMRSRHQHKPKHQPGDMPPPPHDEKGFRLGPISLTLQSGEITFIIGGNGSGKSTLAKLITGLYPPNTGSIYLNGLLITDRNQEWYRQHFSAVFSDFYLFDSCLGFDRTDLDRQVEIYLKQLQLDHKVQVRNGVLSTTSLSQGQRKRLALLTAYLEDRPIYLFDEWASDQEPHFRDLFYRQSLMELKEKGKAVIVITHDDRYFHLADQIIKLDYGKVESDRVPKTNYLK; translated from the coding sequence ATGAAATTTCTGCAATTTTTATTAGAAATCTCATGGCGGAATATTTTGATTGCAACAGTCACGGGTTTAATGAGTGGTGTTTTTAATGCAATGCTCATTTCACTTATCAATCGTTCTGTCAGTCAAGCATCATTTCCTGATGCATTATTATATTTTGCCGCGTTAGGTTTCAGTGCTCTCCTTACCAGTGTCATCACGCAATTTCTGCTCATCCGTCTCTCGCAAAATGCAATCTACCAATTGCGGGTGAGGTTAAGCCAAAATATCTTATTTTCTCCTTTACAACATTTAGAAAGACTTGGGGAAAGTCGTTTACTCGCTACTTTGACTGATGATGTGCGCGTCCTTTCCCACGCTGTGTCTGCAATTCCTAGCATTTGTATCGATCTCGCTACTGTCATTGGATGCTTTGTGTACTTGGCTTTAATTTCAAACATTATATTTGCGGCGTCGTTTACTACATCTGTTCTGGCAATGTGGTGTGTTCAAACTATACTTGGCAAAGCACAGGGTTTATTTTCGCTAGCACGTGAAGAGGAGGATAATTTATACAAACATTTTCAAGGTCTGACTAGAGGTACTAAAGAACTGAAACTGCATAAGTCGAGACGAGAAGATTTTTACTCTAAGAGCTTGCAAGGAAGTGCATCATTATTACGGTATAAAAATACGACCGCAATGCAAATTTTTGCGATCGCTAATGGGTTAGGGCAGTTTATGCAACTTTCTAGTTTAGCTATAGTTCTGTTTGTATTACCCTGGTTAATTGATATTCCACTTTCACTACTAGCAACCTATGTTTTAACTATGACCTATTTGTCTCTTCCTCTTCAGAACTTGTTGCGTAGGTTACCCGATTTATTACAAGGAAATGTTGCTCTACAAAAAATTGAAATGATGAAGCTGTCATTAACAGAAAAAACCGAAATTGCTACTCAAATCAATACTTACGCGATCGCGCAACCAGATCGAGTTGAGTTTAAACTCGAACTCGACCAAGTTACTTATTTGTATCACCCTAATGGTCATGAGAAAGAGTTTTTGTCAGAGCCAAACGATCCATCTTTGCCCATGCGATCGAGACATCAGCACAAACCAAAACATCAACCGGGAGATATGCCTCCTCCCCCCCACGATGAGAAAGGATTTCGCCTCGGTCCCATCAGTCTAACTTTGCAGTCTGGAGAAATAACATTTATTATAGGAGGCAATGGTAGTGGCAAGTCAACGTTAGCCAAATTAATTACAGGGTTGTATCCACCTAATACTGGTTCAATTTATCTCAACGGACTACTCATCACAGATCGGAATCAGGAATGGTATCGCCAACATTTCTCTGCTGTATTCTCTGACTTTTATCTTTTTGATAGCTGTTTGGGATTCGATCGAACAGATCTCGATCGACAAGTTGAAATTTATCTCAAGCAATTGCAGTTAGACCACAAGGTTCAAGTGAGAAATGGTGTTTTATCAACAACTAGTTTATCTCAAGGACAGAGAAAGCGCCTTGCTTTACTAACAGCTTATTTAGAAGATCGCCCTATTTATTTATTCGATGAGTGGGCATCTGACCAAGAGCCGCACTTCCGAGACTTGTTTTACAGACAAAGCCTTATGGAACTTAAAGAGAAGGGTAAGGCAGTTATAGTTATCACTCATGATGACCGTTACTTTCACCTCGCCGACCAAATTATTAAGCTAGATTATGGTAAGGTAGAATCCGATCGCGTTCCGAAAACTAATTACCTAAAGTAA
- a CDS encoding type III polyketide synthase, whose translation MNTKTTLKQQNQTGHYPLMQPIQTQATQGLERLNINTSKQFLPTIESIATGTPNNVIRQSDAANFVANLPKLAQNQFRIAKLYNNTRIDTRQLAINLMSEEAIALLGSGNSIQSRMQMYMEYGVPLAERVARKALESAASSLESSDPLRSEPTIEDSIGLIVFVSSTGFVAPGVDTELIKRLGLRRDTARVTVNFMGCAAAMNGLRVACDRVRAYPTHKALLVCLELSSINAVFEDDINDVIIHSIFSDGCAAVVIGACETEQAIGKGKVVIKDHLSYLVENTEDGIVLGIRDNGITCQLSRQLPDYIKTGVNSVIERFLASHSLNKENIDLWAIHPGGTRIIENAQHSLGLSDNQVADSWEILRQYGNMLSPSVLFVMERMLLRCQDFLSIERESVALENPNLDGKNSTETMKALTGIAFSFAPGIGVEGILFQKV comes from the coding sequence ATGAATACCAAGACTACCCTAAAACAGCAAAACCAAACAGGTCATTATCCTTTGATGCAGCCGATTCAAACTCAAGCAACACAGGGTCTTGAACGGCTTAATATCAATACCTCCAAGCAATTTTTGCCCACCATAGAGAGTATAGCAACTGGTACTCCTAACAACGTCATTCGACAATCTGATGCTGCTAATTTTGTTGCTAACCTTCCAAAGTTGGCACAAAATCAATTTCGGATTGCTAAGCTTTATAATAATACTCGAATCGATACAAGACAGCTAGCTATTAACTTGATGTCTGAAGAAGCGATCGCCCTTCTTGGGAGCGGTAATAGCATTCAGTCTCGCATGCAGATGTACATGGAGTATGGTGTTCCTCTAGCTGAGCGAGTTGCAAGAAAAGCATTAGAATCGGCGGCTTCAAGTCTAGAGAGTAGCGATCCTTTGCGATCGGAGCCGACAATTGAAGATTCTATCGGTCTTATTGTGTTTGTATCGAGTACGGGTTTCGTTGCACCAGGAGTCGATACAGAATTGATTAAGAGGCTTGGACTCAGACGAGACACAGCAAGAGTTACAGTGAATTTTATGGGTTGTGCAGCTGCAATGAATGGACTGCGTGTTGCTTGCGATCGCGTGCGAGCTTACCCAACGCACAAAGCCCTTTTAGTCTGTCTTGAACTTAGCTCCATCAATGCAGTGTTTGAAGATGATATCAATGATGTGATTATTCATAGCATTTTTAGTGATGGATGTGCTGCGGTGGTGATTGGAGCTTGTGAAACAGAACAAGCGATCGGTAAAGGTAAAGTGGTGATTAAAGATCACCTAAGTTATCTTGTTGAAAATACTGAAGACGGTATTGTTCTTGGTATACGGGATAATGGGATTACTTGTCAGCTTTCGCGTCAGTTACCCGATTATATTAAGACTGGTGTGAATTCAGTTATCGAACGTTTTCTCGCAAGCCATTCGCTGAATAAAGAAAATATCGATCTGTGGGCTATTCACCCTGGCGGTACGCGCATTATTGAGAACGCACAGCATTCTCTTGGGTTGAGCGATAATCAAGTTGCTGATAGTTGGGAGATACTCCGTCAGTATGGCAATATGTTGAGTCCCTCGGTATTATTTGTTATGGAACGAATGTTACTCAGATGTCAGGATTTTCTTAGTATCGAGCGAGAATCAGTGGCGTTGGAAAATCCAAATCTTGATGGGAAAAATTCAACAGAAACAATGAAAGCGTTAACTGGAATTGCCTTTTCGTTTGCACCGGGAATTGGAGTAGAAGGTATTCTGTTTCAGAAGGTTTAG